In Streptomyces sp. SN-593, a single genomic region encodes these proteins:
- the nudC gene encoding NAD(+) diphosphatase has product MTELDATSKPLSLTYAGVDRAAHHRLDEAWLAAAWSHPTTRVFVVSGGQVLVEDTADGGAELVMTPAFDAPETEQHRYFLGIDAEGVRYFALQKDTLPGRMDEPARPAGLREVGGLLSPLEAGLMVHAVALENWQRMHRFCSRCGERTVIAAAGHIRRCPACGAEHYPRTDPAVIMLVTDDEDRALLGRQVHWPEGRFSTLAGFVEPGESIEQSVRREVFEEAGVIVGDVSYVASQPWPFPSSLMLGFMAQATSSEIQVDGEEIHEARWFSREDLRAAFESGEVLPPYGISIAARLIELWYGKPLPKQGTAAVVR; this is encoded by the coding sequence TTGACCGAACTCGACGCGACATCGAAGCCGCTGAGTCTCACGTACGCCGGTGTGGACCGCGCGGCACATCACCGGCTCGACGAGGCGTGGCTCGCGGCCGCCTGGAGCCACCCCACCACCCGCGTCTTCGTCGTGTCCGGCGGCCAGGTGCTGGTCGAGGACACCGCCGACGGCGGCGCCGAACTCGTGATGACCCCGGCGTTCGACGCCCCGGAGACCGAGCAGCACCGCTACTTCCTCGGCATCGACGCCGAGGGCGTTCGCTACTTCGCCCTCCAGAAGGACACGCTGCCCGGGCGGATGGACGAGCCGGCCCGCCCGGCCGGGCTCCGCGAGGTGGGCGGGCTGCTGTCCCCGCTGGAGGCCGGCCTGATGGTGCACGCCGTCGCGCTGGAGAACTGGCAGCGCATGCACCGCTTCTGCTCGCGCTGCGGCGAGCGCACCGTCATCGCCGCCGCCGGCCACATCCGCCGCTGCCCGGCCTGCGGGGCCGAGCACTACCCGCGCACCGACCCCGCCGTCATCATGCTCGTCACCGACGACGAGGACCGCGCGCTGCTGGGCCGCCAGGTGCACTGGCCGGAGGGCCGCTTCTCCACCCTGGCCGGCTTCGTCGAACCCGGCGAGTCCATCGAGCAGTCGGTGCGCCGCGAGGTCTTCGAGGAGGCCGGCGTCATCGTCGGCGACGTGTCCTACGTGGCCAGCCAGCCGTGGCCGTTCCCCTCCAGCCTGATGCTCGGGTTCATGGCGCAGGCCACCTCGTCCGAGATCCAGGTCGATGGCGAGGAGATCCACGAGGCCCGCTGGTTCTCCCGGGAGGACCTGCGCGCCGCCTTCGAGTCCGGCGAGGTGCTGCCCCCGTACGGAATCTCGATCGCGGCCCGGCTGATCGAGCTGTGGTACGGCAAGCCGCTGCCGAAGCAGGGCACCGCCGCGGTGGTGCGGTAG
- a CDS encoding isochorismatase family cysteine hydrolase produces the protein MPITTIDPTTALVVVDLQVGIVTLPLAHPVEGVVGRSVELLRAFRERDLPVVLVNVAGAPSGRTDRGSRAPRSFPEGWTDLVPELDRRPGDILVTKHARSAFTGTGLADRLRALGVTQVVVTGIATGSGVESTARDAHEQGFHVTLPVDAMTDADPAAHEHSVARSFPRIAETGSTQDVLDALAG, from the coding sequence ATGCCCATCACCACCATCGACCCGACGACCGCCCTCGTGGTCGTGGACCTCCAGGTCGGCATCGTCACGCTGCCGCTCGCGCACCCCGTCGAGGGCGTCGTCGGGCGCTCGGTGGAGTTGCTGCGGGCCTTCCGCGAACGGGACCTGCCGGTCGTCCTGGTCAACGTCGCCGGGGCGCCCTCCGGCCGTACCGACCGCGGCTCCCGCGCTCCCCGGTCCTTCCCCGAGGGCTGGACCGACCTCGTCCCGGAACTGGACCGGCGGCCCGGGGACATCCTCGTGACCAAGCACGCGCGCAGCGCCTTCACCGGTACCGGCCTGGCCGACCGGCTGCGGGCGCTCGGCGTGACGCAGGTGGTCGTCACCGGCATCGCCACCGGCAGCGGCGTGGAGTCGACCGCCCGGGACGCGCACGAGCAGGGCTTCCACGTCACGCTGCCGGTCGACGCCATGACCGACGCGGACCCGGCCGCCCACGAGCACAGCGTGGCGCGGTCTTTCCCGCGCATTGCCGAGACCGGCAGCACCCAGGACGTGCTGGACGCCCTCGCCGGTTAG
- a CDS encoding MarR family winged helix-turn-helix transcriptional regulator, with translation MDDTPADDAAPAPGPAEGGSTDPAALAGELRVAVGRLVRKLREQTEGGDLTRSQTSVLLRIERDGPATATVLARAEGIRPQSMAKIVGALQDAGLVVGSPDPQDGRKTLLGLTTAAREQFRTGRLAKHDWLTQAIGAQLSAEEVARLASCTDLLRRIAQAP, from the coding sequence ATGGACGACACGCCTGCCGACGACGCCGCCCCGGCGCCCGGACCGGCCGAGGGCGGCAGTACCGACCCGGCGGCCCTCGCCGGTGAGCTGCGCGTGGCCGTCGGGCGGCTCGTCCGGAAGCTGCGCGAGCAGACGGAGGGCGGCGACCTCACCCGGTCCCAGACGTCGGTCCTGCTCAGGATCGAGCGCGACGGCCCGGCGACGGCGACCGTGCTGGCGCGGGCGGAGGGCATCCGCCCGCAGTCGATGGCGAAGATCGTCGGCGCCCTCCAGGACGCCGGGCTCGTCGTCGGCTCCCCCGACCCGCAGGACGGCCGCAAGACCCTGCTGGGCCTGACCACCGCGGCCCGGGAGCAGTTCCGCACCGGGCGGCTGGCCAAGCACGACTGGCTGACGCAGGCGATCGGGGCGCAGCTCTCCGCCGAGGAGGTCGCCCGCCTCGCGTCCTGCACCGACCTGCTCCGTCGGATCGCCCAGGCACCCTGA
- a CDS encoding RraA family protein — translation MDEAAGFQDVPPTTLADLLGRSQVMDTGIRPLWATVPRVAGPAFTVRCPPGDNLMLHAAIHRAPAGSVIVVEAGDVDYAVAGGNVCAVALRRGIAAFVVDGVIRDLGEIRAMRFPVFARGVIPVPGAKAVAAPLNIPVTCGGVRVNAGDVVVADEEGVVVAPRERGARLLADARARLAQEAAQSLDAWEAAHRERIDRILDAQGHQD, via the coding sequence GTGGACGAAGCCGCCGGGTTCCAGGACGTACCGCCGACCACGCTGGCCGACCTCCTCGGCCGCTCGCAGGTCATGGACACGGGCATCCGGCCGCTGTGGGCGACCGTGCCGCGCGTGGCCGGTCCGGCCTTCACCGTGCGGTGCCCACCCGGCGACAACCTGATGCTGCACGCCGCGATCCACCGCGCCCCCGCCGGCTCCGTCATCGTGGTGGAGGCGGGTGACGTCGACTACGCCGTGGCCGGCGGCAACGTCTGCGCGGTGGCCCTGCGACGCGGCATCGCCGCCTTCGTCGTCGACGGCGTGATCCGCGACCTCGGCGAGATCCGTGCGATGCGCTTCCCGGTCTTCGCGCGCGGCGTGATCCCCGTCCCGGGCGCCAAGGCCGTCGCCGCCCCGCTCAACATCCCCGTCACCTGCGGCGGAGTACGGGTGAACGCCGGCGACGTCGTGGTCGCCGACGAGGAGGGCGTGGTGGTCGCTCCCCGCGAGCGCGGCGCTCGACTGCTCGCCGACGCCCGCGCCCGACTGGCGCAGGAGGCGGCACAGAGCCTCGACGCGTGGGAGGCGGCGCACCGCGAGCGGATCGACCGGATCCTCGACGCCCAGGGCCACCAGGACTGA
- a CDS encoding mycoredoxin — MSGTVTMYSTTWCGYCRRLKSQLDREGIAYTEINIEQDPASAKFVEEANGGNQTVPTVLVVAPSGKTSTMTNPSLAQVSQALNA, encoded by the coding sequence ATGTCCGGCACCGTGACCATGTACAGCACCACCTGGTGCGGCTACTGCCGCAGGCTCAAGAGCCAGCTCGACCGGGAGGGCATCGCCTACACCGAGATCAACATCGAGCAGGACCCGGCGTCGGCGAAGTTCGTGGAGGAGGCCAACGGCGGCAACCAGACGGTGCCGACCGTCCTCGTGGTGGCGCCCAGCGGCAAGACGTCCACGATGACCAACCCCAGCCTCGCCCAGGTCTCCCAGGCGCTCAACGCCTGA
- a CDS encoding ATP-dependent DNA helicase UvrD2 — protein MPDSADAVLDGLDPEQRAVATALHGPVCVLAGAGTGKTRAITHRIAYGVRAGVLQPSTVLAVTFTARAAGEMRGRLRQLGAGGVQARTFHAAALRQLQYFWPRAIGGEMPRIMDRKVQLVAEAGARSRIRLDRSELRDVTGEIEWCKVTQTVPEEYPAVAAKTARDVPRDPAEVARIYATYEQLKRDRGLIDFEDVLLLTVGVLQDRPDVADTVRSQYQHFVVDEYQDVSPLQQRLLELWLGGRGNLCVVGDASQTIYSFTGATPDYLLGFRTRHPDATVVKLVRDYRSTPQVVGLANGLLGQARGHAAAHRLELVSQREPGPDPVYTEYPDEPAEAEGAARRIKDLIDAGVRPSEIAVLYRINAQSEVYEQALADAGVPYQLRGAERFFERPEVREAGMLLRGAARAAADPGEQPETVPQQVRAVLSSRGWASEPPAGSGAVRDRWESLAALVRLSEDFAVARPAAELSDFVAELDERANAQHAPTVEGVTLASLHAAKGLEWDAVFLVGLTEGTMPITHAKTDEQVEEERRLLYVGVTRARLHLSMSWALSRSPGGRGGRRPSRFMDGLRPGSAPRGARGGAGGQGGVERGSGGRSRRRGPVLCRVCGRTLSDAGEIKLMRCEDCPSDLDEALYDRLRGWRSEQAKALGQPAYCVFTDKTLLAIAEVRPSDEQGLAAIPGVGARKLDKFGADVLALCTGAEPDGEPDEELDGAGDESSDDGTGPEGGEEAVGAEYGAPDEPFEEALPTGPEEAAESSSEEAEK, from the coding sequence ATGCCCGACTCCGCGGACGCGGTGCTCGACGGACTCGACCCCGAGCAGCGCGCCGTCGCCACGGCCCTGCACGGCCCGGTGTGCGTGCTGGCCGGCGCCGGCACCGGCAAGACCCGTGCGATCACCCACCGGATCGCGTACGGCGTGCGCGCGGGCGTCCTCCAGCCGTCGACGGTGCTCGCGGTGACCTTCACCGCGCGCGCGGCCGGGGAGATGCGCGGGCGGCTGCGGCAGCTCGGCGCGGGCGGGGTGCAGGCGCGGACGTTCCACGCCGCCGCGCTGCGGCAGTTGCAGTACTTCTGGCCGCGCGCGATCGGCGGCGAGATGCCGCGCATCATGGACCGCAAGGTGCAGCTCGTCGCGGAGGCCGGCGCCCGCTCCCGGATCCGGCTGGACCGCAGCGAGCTGCGCGACGTGACCGGTGAGATCGAGTGGTGCAAGGTCACGCAGACGGTGCCGGAGGAGTACCCGGCCGTCGCCGCGAAGACCGCGCGCGACGTGCCGCGCGACCCGGCCGAGGTCGCGCGGATCTACGCGACGTACGAACAGTTGAAGCGCGACCGCGGGCTGATCGACTTCGAGGACGTGCTGCTGCTGACCGTCGGGGTGCTCCAGGACCGGCCGGACGTCGCGGACACCGTCCGCTCGCAGTACCAGCACTTCGTGGTGGACGAGTACCAGGACGTCAGCCCGCTCCAGCAGCGCCTGCTGGAGCTGTGGCTCGGCGGCCGGGGGAACCTGTGCGTGGTCGGCGACGCGTCGCAGACGATCTACTCGTTCACCGGCGCCACCCCGGACTACCTGCTCGGCTTCCGCACCCGCCACCCGGACGCCACCGTGGTCAAGCTGGTCCGGGACTACCGCTCCACCCCCCAGGTCGTCGGCCTGGCCAACGGCCTGCTCGGCCAGGCCCGCGGCCACGCCGCCGCCCACCGGCTCGAACTGGTCTCGCAGCGCGAGCCGGGCCCCGACCCGGTGTACACGGAGTACCCGGACGAACCGGCCGAGGCCGAAGGCGCGGCCCGCCGGATCAAGGACCTGATCGACGCCGGGGTGCGCCCCAGCGAGATCGCCGTGCTCTACCGGATCAACGCCCAGTCGGAGGTGTACGAACAGGCGCTCGCCGACGCCGGGGTGCCGTACCAGTTGCGTGGCGCCGAGCGGTTCTTCGAGCGGCCCGAGGTGCGCGAGGCCGGCATGCTGCTGCGCGGGGCGGCCCGCGCGGCCGCCGACCCGGGCGAGCAGCCGGAGACGGTCCCGCAACAGGTGCGGGCGGTGCTCAGCTCGCGCGGCTGGGCCTCGGAGCCGCCCGCGGGGTCGGGAGCGGTGCGCGACCGGTGGGAGTCGCTGGCCGCGCTGGTGCGGCTGTCGGAGGACTTCGCCGTGGCGCGGCCGGCCGCCGAGCTTTCGGACTTCGTCGCGGAGCTGGACGAGCGGGCGAACGCCCAGCACGCCCCGACGGTGGAGGGCGTCACCCTCGCCTCGCTGCACGCGGCGAAGGGTCTGGAGTGGGACGCGGTGTTCCTGGTCGGCCTGACCGAGGGCACCATGCCGATCACCCACGCCAAGACCGACGAGCAGGTCGAGGAGGAGCGCCGCCTGCTGTACGTGGGGGTGACCCGCGCCCGGCTGCACCTGTCGATGTCCTGGGCGCTGTCGCGCTCGCCGGGCGGGCGCGGCGGGCGGCGGCCCTCCCGCTTCATGGACGGGCTGCGGCCCGGGTCCGCGCCGCGCGGTGCCCGGGGCGGCGCCGGCGGCCAGGGCGGCGTCGAGCGCGGCTCGGGCGGGCGCAGCCGCCGGCGCGGGCCGGTGCTGTGCCGGGTGTGCGGGCGGACACTGTCGGACGCGGGCGAGATCAAGCTGATGCGCTGCGAGGACTGCCCCTCCGACCTCGACGAGGCGCTGTACGACCGGCTGCGCGGCTGGCGATCGGAGCAGGCGAAGGCGCTCGGCCAGCCCGCCTACTGCGTCTTCACCGACAAGACGCTGCTGGCGATCGCCGAGGTCCGGCCGTCCGACGAGCAGGGGCTTGCCGCGATCCCGGGCGTGGGCGCCAGGAAGCTCGACAAGTTCGGGGCGGACGTGCTGGCGCTGTGCACCGGCGCCGAGCCGGATGGGGAACCGGACGAGGAGCTGGACGGGGCGGGGGACGAATCGTCGGACGACGGGACGGGCCCGGAGGGGGGAGAGGAGGCGGTCGGAGCGGAATACGGCGCTCCGGACGAACCGTTCGAAGAGGCCCTTCCCACCGGCCCGGAAGAGGCCGCCGAATCTTCTTCGGAAGAAGCCGAAAAATAG
- a CDS encoding WhiB family transcriptional regulator yields the protein MAGDPSTDPPENTLLPLTELDDEIERLGVPVPCRTYDPEVFFAESPADVEYAKSLCQTCPVREACLAGAKDRREPWGVWGGELFIQGVVVPRKRPRGRPRKNAVAA from the coding sequence ATCGCCGGGGACCCCAGCACAGACCCTCCGGAGAACACCTTGCTGCCCCTCACCGAGCTCGACGACGAGATCGAGCGACTCGGCGTGCCCGTCCCCTGTCGCACCTACGACCCCGAGGTCTTCTTCGCGGAGTCCCCGGCGGACGTGGAGTACGCCAAGTCCCTCTGCCAGACCTGCCCGGTCCGCGAGGCATGCCTCGCCGGTGCCAAGGACCGCCGCGAGCCCTGGGGTGTCTGGGGCGGCGAGCTGTTCATCCAGGGCGTCGTGGTGCCCCGCAAGCGGCCGCGTGGCCGCCCGCGCAAGAACGCCGTGGCGGCATGA
- a CDS encoding ABC1 kinase family protein, producing MSDLPRKAVTRTAKLAALPLGFAGRATLGLGKRLGGRPADEVATELQERTAEQLFKVLGELKGGAMKFGQALSVFESALPEDIAGPYRAALTKLQEAAPPMPARTVHRVLAEQLGKDWRSMFASFEDTPAAAASIGQVHRAVWSDGRQVAVKVQYPGAGDALLSDLSQLGRVARLFGPLVPGMDVKPLLAELRARVAEELDYALEATAQHAHAREFAGDPDVEVPDVVHQAEQVLVTEWMDGVPLSEVISGGSREMRDRAGQLLAHFLFAGPARTGLLHADPHPGNFRLLTDDGPASGWRLGVLDFGTVDRLPEGLPLPIGTALRLALAGDAEEVYRMLRAEGFVKPTIELDAEAVLDYLRPIIEPAGREEFGFDRAWMRTQAARIADPRSPAHQLGKQLNLPPSYLLIHRVTLSTVGVLCQLGAEVRLRAELEEWLPGFDPDGAASSG from the coding sequence ATGTCTGATCTTCCACGCAAGGCGGTGACGCGCACCGCGAAGCTGGCCGCGCTTCCTCTGGGCTTCGCCGGGCGGGCCACGCTCGGGCTGGGCAAGCGGCTGGGCGGTCGGCCGGCCGACGAGGTCGCGACCGAGCTGCAGGAGCGCACCGCGGAGCAGCTCTTCAAGGTGCTCGGCGAGCTGAAGGGCGGCGCGATGAAGTTCGGGCAGGCCCTGTCGGTCTTCGAGTCGGCGCTGCCGGAGGACATCGCCGGGCCGTACCGGGCGGCGCTCACCAAGCTCCAGGAGGCGGCGCCGCCGATGCCGGCCCGGACCGTGCACCGGGTGCTGGCCGAGCAGCTCGGCAAGGACTGGCGCTCGATGTTCGCCTCGTTCGAGGACACGCCGGCGGCGGCCGCGTCGATCGGGCAGGTGCACCGGGCGGTGTGGAGCGACGGCCGGCAGGTCGCGGTGAAGGTCCAGTACCCGGGGGCCGGCGACGCGCTGCTGTCCGACCTGTCGCAACTGGGTCGGGTGGCACGCCTGTTCGGGCCGCTGGTGCCGGGGATGGACGTGAAGCCGCTGCTGGCGGAGTTGCGGGCCCGGGTCGCGGAGGAGCTGGACTACGCGCTGGAGGCGACGGCCCAGCACGCACACGCGCGGGAGTTCGCCGGGGATCCGGACGTCGAGGTGCCGGACGTGGTGCACCAGGCGGAGCAGGTGCTGGTCACCGAGTGGATGGACGGGGTGCCGCTGTCGGAGGTGATCTCGGGCGGAAGCCGGGAGATGCGGGACCGGGCCGGGCAGTTGCTGGCGCACTTCCTCTTCGCCGGCCCGGCCAGGACCGGGCTGCTGCACGCCGATCCGCACCCGGGCAACTTCCGCCTGCTCACCGACGACGGCCCGGCGTCGGGCTGGCGGCTGGGCGTGCTGGACTTCGGCACGGTGGACCGGCTGCCCGAGGGGCTGCCGCTGCCGATCGGCACCGCGCTGCGGCTGGCGCTGGCGGGCGACGCGGAAGAGGTGTACCGCATGCTGCGCGCGGAGGGCTTCGTCAAACCGACGATCGAGCTCGACGCGGAAGCGGTGCTGGACTACCTGCGGCCGATCATCGAGCCGGCCGGGCGCGAGGAGTTCGGGTTCGACCGGGCGTGGATGCGCACGCAGGCGGCCCGGATCGCCGATCCGCGCTCGCCGGCGCACCAGTTGGGCAAGCAGTTGAACCTGCCGCCGTCCTACCTGCTGATCCACCGGGTGACGCTCAGCACGGTGGGCGTGCTGTGCCAGCTCGGCGCGGAGGTGCGGCTGCGCGCTGAGCTGGAGGAGTGGCTGCCGGGGTTCGACCCGGACGGCGCCGCGTCCTCGGGGTGA
- a CDS encoding ThiF family adenylyltransferase has product MLKSALRRSWRDRECVQFGVDPERAVVLEPVDGPAAGFLALLDGTRGPEVLAREAESLGLGPDRVRRMLGVLAEGGVLDDASAHSDLSTVLRHRTDMLDRLRPDLAALSVVHPDPGGGALRIRHRHESRVRVLGAGRVGAAVAAVLSAAGVGAVDVVDTGRVEPWDIGPAGFPADQLGERRDAAGRGLVRRAAPGPARGHGRAAPRRGAPRPSGPGAAWTAAPRPEPGPDLWEGAAAEAGSGVAGGDAVVVVAPRDGLHAYAPDVDHARDLVASGVPHLYAGVLEGTGLVGPLVLPGLSGCGECQGLALADRDPALPRVLAQLRSGRPHAVPACDVALATAVAGLAAAHVLAYLDGRLPPSTGARLELSSFRLSTRVRALPADTRCPCGAAPGGAAPGGQRADAPREGSGGADPAPEGTAGPPARAGKA; this is encoded by the coding sequence ATGTTGAAGAGCGCGCTGCGCAGGAGCTGGCGGGACCGGGAGTGCGTGCAGTTCGGGGTGGATCCGGAGCGGGCGGTGGTGCTGGAGCCGGTGGACGGCCCGGCGGCCGGCTTCCTGGCGCTGCTGGACGGCACCCGCGGTCCCGAGGTGCTGGCCCGCGAGGCGGAGTCGCTGGGCCTGGGGCCGGACCGGGTCCGGCGGATGCTGGGCGTCCTGGCGGAGGGCGGCGTGCTGGACGACGCCTCGGCGCACTCCGACCTGTCCACGGTGCTCCGGCACCGCACGGACATGCTGGACCGGCTGCGTCCGGACCTCGCGGCCCTGTCCGTGGTGCACCCCGACCCGGGCGGGGGCGCACTGCGGATACGGCACCGGCACGAGTCGCGCGTGCGGGTGCTGGGGGCGGGCCGGGTCGGCGCGGCCGTGGCGGCGGTGCTGTCCGCCGCCGGGGTGGGGGCGGTGGACGTGGTGGACACCGGGCGGGTCGAGCCGTGGGACATCGGCCCGGCGGGCTTCCCCGCCGACCAGTTGGGAGAGCGGCGGGACGCCGCCGGACGCGGCCTGGTCCGCCGCGCCGCACCCGGCCCGGCCCGCGGACACGGCCGGGCGGCCCCTCGCCGCGGCGCACCGCGGCCGTCCGGGCCCGGAGCAGCGTGGACGGCGGCGCCGAGGCCGGAGCCGGGACCTGACCTGTGGGAAGGCGCTGCCGCGGAGGCCGGGAGCGGCGTGGCGGGCGGTGACGCGGTCGTCGTGGTCGCCCCGCGGGACGGGCTGCACGCGTACGCCCCGGACGTGGACCACGCGCGCGACCTGGTGGCCTCAGGCGTGCCGCACCTCTACGCGGGTGTGCTGGAGGGCACCGGCTTGGTCGGACCGCTGGTGCTGCCGGGGCTGAGCGGGTGCGGCGAGTGCCAGGGGCTGGCGCTGGCCGACCGGGACCCGGCGCTGCCCCGGGTGCTGGCGCAGCTACGGTCGGGGCGCCCGCACGCGGTGCCGGCGTGCGACGTCGCGCTGGCCACAGCGGTGGCGGGCCTGGCGGCGGCACACGTGCTGGCGTACCTGGACGGGCGGCTGCCGCCGAGCACCGGCGCCCGGCTGGAGCTGTCCTCGTTCCGGCTGTCCACGCGGGTGCGGGCCCTGCCGGCGGACACCCGCTGCCCGTGCGGGGCGGCGCCGGGCGGGGCGGCGCCAGGCGGGCAACGCGCCGACGCGCCGCGGGAGGGAAGCGGGGGCGCGGACCCCGCTCCGGAAGGCACGGCAGGCCCGCCGGCGCGGGCGGGGAAGGCGTGA
- a CDS encoding M48 metallopeptidase family protein, with product MTGPVEVRRSARRRRTVSAYRDGDRTIVMLPARMSTAEEQRWVTVMLEKLAAQESRRMPGDDELAARAERLSEQYLDARAVPDTVRWVTNQNSRWGSCTPAEGSIRLSHRLQGMPEYVIDYVLLHELAHLLVPGHGPRFWKLLESYPRTERARGFLEGVVAADRLPHAPAPRED from the coding sequence GTGACGGGCCCGGTCGAGGTGCGCCGCAGCGCCCGCCGCCGCCGTACGGTCTCCGCGTACCGGGACGGCGACCGGACGATCGTCATGCTTCCGGCCCGGATGTCCACGGCCGAGGAGCAGCGCTGGGTGACGGTGATGCTGGAGAAGCTCGCCGCGCAGGAGAGCCGCCGGATGCCCGGCGACGACGAACTCGCCGCCCGCGCCGAGCGCCTCTCCGAGCAGTACTTGGACGCCCGCGCCGTGCCCGACACCGTGCGCTGGGTCACCAACCAGAACTCCCGGTGGGGGTCGTGCACCCCGGCCGAGGGGAGCATTCGCCTGTCCCACCGCCTCCAGGGCATGCCCGAGTACGTCATCGACTACGTGCTCCTGCACGAACTCGCGCACCTGCTGGTGCCCGGGCACGGCCCGCGGTTCTGGAAGCTGCTGGAGAGCTATCCGCGCACCGAGCGTGCCCGCGGCTTCCTCGAAGGGGTCGTCGCCGCCGACCGGCTGCCCCACGCGCCCGCCCCGCGCGAGGACTAG
- a CDS encoding TerD family protein, whose translation MAREFQRGHKAKISDLTAGRDLYVGVQITAPGLTFDISCFGLDAGEQLSDDRYFVFFNQPKSPEESIQLLGAQAGDTESFRVTLDRIPDAVRKLAFTATIDGDGQMSQISPGYIRLVAGGEEVARYAFTGAEFSTERAVMLADVYLKDVWRFAAVGQGFDGGLEALLRNFGGEVAEEEPAAQEPQGAPGFAPPGGAAAPVPGFAPPPGPAAGTPPPLPMPAPASAPAPAAAPPPAPAPAFGAPPPGSTPPPPPGVDPSIHQAPTMVGPLATPPAQAPPFGQVPPPAPPPFPGQATPPPFPGQPGQPAPFGQPGPPGPPMGAQSAYTVPPTPTQGAGISVSMQKFREQPTGQRWTQQNPKMMRADLGQGTGQPVLARQGAMVLYQGKVDFGYRGEGFRGRVVGNMTGQEMQLMRCTGDGQVFFAENAAYLHPVELQGDAICVSAENVLAFDEGLQYEVRRIEGHGIPGGALFTMQFQGTGTVVVKTHGTPVVLPVTPTTYADSNAIVAWSAGSQVIVSSQVRLRRSVYPGHSGETVNLQFRGAPGNFIVVQPYEV comes from the coding sequence ATGGCCAGGGAGTTCCAACGTGGCCACAAGGCCAAGATCAGTGATCTGACCGCCGGCAGGGATCTCTACGTGGGCGTGCAGATCACCGCTCCCGGCCTCACGTTCGACATCAGCTGCTTCGGGCTCGACGCCGGCGAGCAGCTCTCGGACGACCGGTACTTCGTCTTCTTCAACCAGCCGAAGTCGCCGGAGGAGTCGATCCAGTTGCTCGGCGCGCAGGCCGGGGACACCGAGTCCTTCCGGGTCACCCTCGACCGGATCCCCGACGCGGTGCGGAAGCTGGCCTTCACCGCCACCATCGACGGCGACGGGCAGATGTCGCAGATCTCGCCCGGCTACATCCGGCTCGTGGCGGGCGGCGAGGAGGTCGCGCGCTACGCCTTCACCGGCGCGGAGTTCAGCACGGAGCGCGCGGTGATGCTCGCCGACGTCTACCTCAAGGACGTGTGGCGCTTCGCCGCGGTCGGGCAGGGTTTCGACGGCGGGCTGGAAGCACTTCTGCGGAACTTCGGCGGCGAGGTCGCCGAGGAGGAGCCGGCGGCCCAGGAACCGCAGGGCGCACCGGGGTTCGCGCCCCCTGGCGGCGCCGCCGCTCCCGTGCCCGGTTTCGCGCCGCCGCCCGGGCCCGCCGCGGGCACCCCACCGCCGCTGCCCATGCCCGCCCCCGCTTCCGCCCCCGCGCCTGCTGCGGCGCCGCCGCCCGCCCCGGCTCCCGCGTTCGGCGCGCCGCCGCCCGGCTCCACGCCCCCGCCACCGCCCGGCGTGGACCCTTCCATCCACCAGGCACCCACCATGGTCGGGCCGTTGGCCACGCCGCCGGCCCAGGCGCCGCCCTTCGGCCAGGTCCCGCCCCCCGCGCCGCCGCCGTTCCCCGGTCAGGCCACCCCGCCGCCCTTCCCCGGGCAGCCCGGGCAGCCGGCCCCCTTCGGCCAACCGGGTCCGCCCGGACCGCCGATGGGCGCCCAGAGCGCGTACACGGTGCCGCCGACCCCCACCCAGGGCGCGGGCATCTCCGTCTCCATGCAGAAGTTCCGCGAGCAGCCGACCGGCCAGCGCTGGACGCAGCAGAACCCGAAGATGATGCGCGCCGACCTCGGCCAGGGCACCGGCCAGCCGGTGCTGGCCCGCCAGGGCGCCATGGTGCTCTATCAGGGCAAGGTCGACTTCGGCTACCGGGGCGAGGGTTTCCGCGGCCGGGTCGTCGGCAACATGACCGGCCAGGAGATGCAGCTCATGCGCTGCACCGGTGACGGCCAGGTCTTCTTCGCCGAGAACGCCGCCTACCTGCACCCGGTCGAGTTGCAGGGCGACGCGATCTGCGTCTCCGCGGAGAACGTGCTCGCCTTCGACGAGGGGTTGCAGTACGAGGTGCGCAGGATCGAGGGCCACGGCATCCCCGGCGGCGCCCTGTTCACCATGCAGTTCCAGGGCACCGGCACCGTGGTCGTCAAGACCCACGGCACCCCGGTCGTCCTTCCGGTCACCCCGACCACCTACGCCGACAGCAACGCGATCGTCGCCTGGTCGGCGGGCTCCCAGGTGATCGTCTCCAGCCAGGTGCGGCTGCGTCGGAGCGTCTACCCCGGCCACAGCGGCGAGACCGTGAACCTCCAGTTCCGCGGCGCTCCCGGCAACTTCATCGTCGTCCAGCCCTACGAGGTGTGA